In Papaver somniferum cultivar HN1 chromosome 9, ASM357369v1, whole genome shotgun sequence, the genomic stretch tttgatttattataatATAAGTTGATATTAGCATGATTATAATAGTGTGTATGTTAAGTTTGTATAAATAAGTCTGGTTTTATGTACTCTGTGAGCATGATGATAACAATCCTAGTGGTGGTTATTtgcaaaagctacttgtagctcattctctcttcTTTGAGGGGATGTTTCTGTCGCTAACTTGCAGGTCTTCGGCAACCCTGTACCACTAGGACTaagttattttatttgatttattataatAGAAGTTGGTATTAGCATGATTATAATAGTGTGTATGTTAAGTTGTGTATAAATAAGTCTGGTTTTATGTACTCTGTGATCATGATGATAACATTCCTAGTGGTGGTTATtcgcaaaagctacttgtagctcattctctcttcTTTGAGGGGATGTTTCTGTCGCTAACTTGCAGGGCTTCGGCAACCCTGTACCACTAGGACTaagttattttatttgatttattataataaaagttGGTATTAGCATGATTATAATAGTCTGTATGTTAAGTCGTGTATAAATAAGTCTGGTTTTATGTACTCTGTGAGCATGATGATAACAGTCCTAGTGGTGATTTACAAAAGCTACTTGTAGTTCATTCTCTCCTCTttgagaggatgtttctgtcgCTAACCTCAAGGGCTTCGGCAACCCTACCACTTGGactatgtgattttatttgattctGTTAAATATCAATTTTGAAGGGTAATATGTCATCTGATGTGATCAAGAAATGGATGAAGTGTCCTCGTAAGTCTTTAGAATACAGAAAAGGTGTGAAGTTATTCATAGAGTTTCCCAAGAATAATGGTGGTGGGAGTCATTTATTTTCATGCCCTTGTCGTCGTTGTATGAATATAAAGGCGTAGTTGCACTGAGTGAGATCTCATTGCATTTGCTCAAACATGGTATGCATGAGTTGTACACATCATGGCGCTATCATGGGGAAAGTTCAGTACAAGCAGCACAATTAACACATAAGGATAATACTACAACTGAATGTGCAGCAGATAATGATGATGTTACAACAGGTTTGAATGAGAATATTACCACAGATGTGGATGAGAATGTTAGGGAAGGGATGGATGAGAATGTAGAAGCAGGTGTTGATGAGAATGTTACAGCAGGTGTTGATGAGAATGTTACAGCAGAGTTGGATGAGAATGTTGGAACCAGCTTGTGTGGTCAGAAAAAGAGATCAGCGGCTGAGAAGGCAAGAGAACCATTATATCCTTCATGTCCTAATGGAAAGTCAGTAATGTACGCTGCGATAATGATGAACAACATAAATACTCAGTACAGAATTTCAGACAATGGTGTTACCGCAACATTAGAATTGATGAAAGAGTTGCTTCCCGAAGGTAACAACATGCCATGTAAGTATCCAGATATCAAGAAGATTATTAAAGAGCTGGGGATGGATTATGTGACTTATGATGCTTGTGTAAATGACTGTATACTTTATTGGAAGGATAATAGTTCATTGGTGAAGTGTCGTTTATGTCAAGAACCTCGGTACGTAAGAGTTTTTAATGATGAGAAAAAACTTACGCAAGTTGCACAAAAGACGTTAATGCATTCTCCGATAATTGTAAGGCTGAAAAGACTTTATAGTATACCATGGATAGCAGAGGCAATGCTTTGGCATTCTAGAGTACAGAGAGATGTTAATGTAATGTGTCATCCGGTGGATTCTACAGCTTGGCGGTGTGCGGATAATTTCTGTCCTGAATTTGCTAAGGAAGCACGAAATGTTACTCCTGGGATAGCAACTGATGGCTTCAATCCAAATGGTTGCTTCGGTCCGAATTGCAGCTGTTGGCCGGTGATATTGTGTCCGTACAACCTTCCTccttcgatgtgtatgaagcgcgAATTCTCCATGTTATGTTTTTTGATATCAGGTCCGAGAGCACCAGGTAAAGATATTGATGTTTACTTACAGCTATTGATAGAAGAGTTGAAAGAGTTATGGAATGATGGTGTTATGGCATTCGACAGCTTTACGAACTCTGAATTCTATTGAAGGCAAGGTTGTTATGGGACATTCATGATTTTCCGGCATTGGGTACTCTAGTTGGATGTGTGACTCATGGGTATTATGCGTGTCCTACCTGTGGTGAAGAAACAGTTTCAGAGTGGCTGCCGTATAGTAAGAAGATATGTTATATGGGACACCGAAGATGGATGCCATCCCAACACAAGTACAGATTTGATAAAACAAATTTTATTGGAGGGGTAGAAGATGGTAAAGCTCCATGGCCACTAACAGGATTTCAAGTTCAAGAGATGGTGAAAGATATGAAAAGTAAACAGGGTAAGGGTAAACCACCAGcaaagaaacgtaaaagaggAGAAGAAGTGGATAGTTTGCAACAGGGGCCGATGAAGATGTTTCTGACCACTCGCTATTTTCTTGAAGGTCCATACTTCATGATTTGCCTAATTTGGGACATAACGCAGTCCGTCATTGTACAAATGTTATGCATACAGAAAAGAACATAACTGAGCATATTGTTAACACTCTCATGGGTAATAGTAAGTCAAAAGATGGTGTAAATGTGTTAGAGAATAGATCGGTCAacatcgcatgtgttgctatatcaagcatgtttgtcaatgttagtgatcaaaactataaagtcttgatttctagcctattagctaagtcttggactaggataggaaaagtgtagttgagctcaaggacttcatggtgattcaacgacaacgacgaagatatacaccaaggaaccgtggaacttcatcaactaaaatgtatgtgaagacttgaacttatctatcactcgaaagtctatttattcttctcctacttcttatgagacaaaagtcgtatgctatatagactagatcatatacacttgatatttcgagctgagtattcattgcttaatcttttactcgaaatcatgtgttggtaaaacgtttctctttgatcaggtttatcttcacctagtgacaaaagtcatgaaagtttcaatcactttggaaattactctgacgagaaaggtttttTGTTCTTCACGATTGAATATCgccctttgagaatgtttcagtgattggaatgagagtttagattatataaccatgtattccttgaaccgaagttttcgaactttgttgatcaagagaaatcggtaggattgtggaattggctttccaagtccgcgaacccagtccgcaaactgaaggaagttctcgaccgagaatttctgctgggatttccaaaattcgtttgtgtgttaagtccgcgaactggcggaaattctcgacctaagaatttctgccgagtttggaaaactcaaccgattaacttaagtccgcgaacttgtttgtgagcttaataggttatgatctaaagatgtgctatgaacatgaaacattaattattaaggaatgctttatgcaaaccgtggatataatgttcatgagccgattctaatcgaatcgaatcatctttgtttcaattttgtcttgtgtagttacataagatctcatagcaagtgaacaactcttaactagttcatttgagtcaattggactagatatggtgaagaaaaacatgattaatatgagaatctcatatggttgaccttttgggttatcatgttgaaccaacatacgtgtactcgtttgggcatggttttctcaaacccagtaaacgtgtactcaagtgtgtgtgacaagctatgtctttcgatctaacggttgagagatattggcttgaatctaaatcaggttttcatctaacggtggatagagtttgctttgtacctaaggaaaatccctgatttgaaaggctatatataagagacatctagctagagcaaaacttaatccccacacgtctatgtgatactagtgcgctcgctagagtcgatctccattaacccttgattttcttctctaaaatcgggttaacaacttaagacttcattgggattgtgaagccagactgatactacttttatcgcagttgtgtgatctgatcttgcatcttctatcgtacgagcacaatctGTGATtgtattgagatcgtgagagttctccgataggcaagataaagaagtcacaaacatcttcgtctcactgtttgtgattcctcgacaaaccctatgtgtagtcaggaaggattgtagagaggtgattgattaatctaggctgttcttcgggaatataagactggattatcaattggttcctgttaccttgattttatatctaaagacggaacaaaacctagggtttatctgtgggagacagatttatccttttgatagacttttctgtgtgagacagattcgtttattatcaagtctgtgattttgggttgcagcaactcttagttgtgggtgagatcagctaagggaatcaagtacgcagtgtcctgctgggatcagaggcgtaggagtacaactgtaccttatatcagtgggagattggtaggggttcaactatagatcagtccgaagttagtttgcagtaggctagtgtctgtagcggcttaatacaatgtgtatttaatctggactaggtcccagggtttttctgcatttgcggtttcctcgttaacaaaatttctggtgtctgtgttatttttttccgcattatattttatataatagaactaatacaggttgtgcatcaagatcatcaacttctctaatccaacctttggttgttgattgtagttgattgatcattggacattggtctttggtaccgtccaagttatctctctttgataaagactcgcagatttctatttgcttgagtaaagatcaattcgagagattgatataataaattcttgagatactttttatatagattgagtctgactgtctagttgattctctagcaaagtatttcggagttagtccatacagattgctaagcaaaatattgggtggtgttgttagacccccgctttttcaaaatgcACGTAAAGATATGGAAGAGATGGGTATTAAAAAGCGGTTATGGGTGAAAGAGGATAGTGCAACTGGTAAAACAACAATGGAAGATGGATCGTTTGCCTTAACAAAAGATGAAAAAGTATCTTTTTGTACTGTGCTGAAGAACTTAAGGGTGCCTTCTAGCTTATGTTCCAATCTTCACAACTGCGTGAGCATTAGTCCACCAGAGCTGAAGAATTTCAAGTCACACGATTACCATGTAATGATACAATCTCTGTTTCCATTGCTAGTTCATACTGCGACTTCATTACCTAAAGATCTGCGAGTTTCTCTTCTCCGTATTAGTATATTTTTCAACATTTTGTGTGCAAAGGTTATCAATAGAGATGAACTTCTAAAAGAAAAAGCTAGTCTGGTGGAAGCAATGTGCATAATGGAAAAGTATTTTCCTCCATCTTTTTATGTTATTAGTATCCACCTGATGATTCATCTGGACGATGAAGCTTTAATATGCGGTCCGGTCATATTTAGGTGGATGTACCCCTTTGAGAGGTAAATACAACCTCTTactttgttttttaatttttaagttGAGAATTGCTATTATTGAACTATTAATCATGCATCCTTGCTGATCTGTTAACTTTTTTTGTAGGTTAATGAAAGGTTTTAAAGGATTGGTGCGCAATAAAAGGTACATTGAGGGGTGCATTGCAAGAGGGTATGCGCTGCGAGAAGATAGCTTATACCTTATGGAGGACGTGTCAAAGGATGGTGATGGTACTCATAAGCATACTCGGCAGGCTTTTTTGGATGATGACTATGATGGCGCTGATGAGATGCCTCTTAGTTATGGAATGAGTATTACTCTGACTCGAGCACAATTTGAACAGTGACGCAACTGGATCTTATCTAAGAATATTGGAATAGATGACTGGCAAAAGTAACTTTTATTATACTCTTTTTTGTCTATTCAAGTATGAATTCTGTTTAGTCCTCCTCAGCAGAAATGAAAATATTCATGTTAGAGTCTAGTAGCATGATGGTGACTTCGTGCATTTTAGTACAATGTTTTTGTTTGTTAACATTGAGTTGTTGTCTGATTATTATGTTTGGATCATCCAATAGTCTTTGAATTGGTATTGGCTGTAGGAAGTATGATTCTTATATTAACTGTGACACGTCTAATGGTCAGACCTCAAAGAGTTTTCATCTATGGTTGCGCGATGAGGTAATGTGTTACCCTAAAGCTTTTAGTAGTGGTTTGAATACAACTTATTATGGTTGTGGTTGTGATACTGACTCTGCCATGCTGTATAACAGTTATTAAAAGCCAAAGAAACTGATTCAACACTTTGGAGACTCGTGCAAGGACCACTCTTCAAGGCACAATCATATAAGCATAGTAAACTAGGTTCTGGGGTGAAGAATGTATCACATAACAGCGGTGTGTCAATGAAAGCTGTTACAAGAC encodes the following:
- the LOC113311195 gene encoding uncharacterized protein LOC113311195 is translated as MPLSSLYEYKGVVALSEISLHLLKHGMHELYTSWRYHGESSVQAAQLTHKDNTTTECAADNDDVTTGLNENITTDVDENVREGMDENVEAGVDENVTAGVDENVTAELDENVGTSLCGQKKRSAAEKAREPLYPSCPNGKSVMYAAIMMNNINTQYRISDNGVTATLELMKELLPEGNNMPCKYPDIKKIIKELGMDYVTYDACVNDCILYWKDNSSLVKCRLCQEPRYVRVFNDEKKLTQVAQKTLMHSPIIVRLKRLYSIPWIAEAMLWHSRVQRDVNVMCHPVDSTAWRCADNFCPEFAKEARNVTPGIATDGFNPNGPRAPGKDIDVYLQLLIEELKELWNDVGCVTHGYYACPTCGEETVSEWLPYSKKICYMGHRRWMPSQHKYRFDKTNFIGGVEDGKAPWPLTGFQVQEMVKDMKSKQGKGKPPAKKRKRGEEVDSLQQGPMKMFLTTRYFLEGPYFMICLIWDITQSVIVQMLCIQKRT